Proteins encoded in a region of the Candidatus Moanabacter tarae genome:
- the yhjJ gene encoding Protein YhjJ, producing MKNDRMEKKRSLVLATTIFIVLAPILEAKKDWAHEGSDLKADKAVHWGVLENGMRYAIMPHGEPPERLSLRLLVKVGSLMEKDDEKGLAHFLEHMAFNGSRNFEAGELVEYLQRLGMSFGADTNAHTSWDETVYYLELPSNDKEMLDEGLRIFRDYADGLLLESKHIDRERGVILSEKRSRDSAEFRLFKKEIMFLLPDAKLSQRLPIGEEAVLEELNEKDFRRFYSKWYSPMRMVLVAVGDVDPLEVEKQIEEHFATFKNRLVSPESDWGQVTEFGRRAKFIRESEAPAVTVSIQTLRPFVFQPDSSKRRREELLRQMATNILERRFEILTKMKDAPFSKGSSYAYTWLDFVEITGVELTTKEKDWRRALQTAERESRRALQHGFTEAEMGEAKAKILNAHEQTVREAPTRKSRQRARALVGSISNHRVFTSPEDELKFVRTVLSDLTPEECRRALKRAWNLNNMSLIVAGNLKAEDGKDVVNAVYEASLRDPVMRPEESELKAFAYSFNEEFGEIDSRVYLEELDVSQVRFKNNVRLNLKKTEFEKDTIHIQIRLGGGLLSAPEGLRGLPYLASATYVNGGLLEHSSDEIERIFAGKTVGINFSVGSDAFILSGTTNRGDFVHQLELLRAYIVAPGYREESIIKVQRNFDRLYLQLSQTPRGILENGVRHFLAGGDFRFGLPSKAELQKRDLLEVKEWLSEPLNSHYLEVTVVGDIDLENTIEGVARAFGNLPLREEEKQAYAEKRIISFPSTVGEKSFLVESEIPKGVAAVYWPTGDIWDIGRTRRLSMLAAVFSDRLRVKIREELGEAYSPAAFSRPSDTFTDHGYFFAISVTDPKEVDNVARLVQKIASDLYVHGTNQDELDRTLRPLLNGLKEWVRNNRYWLETVLASSQEYPEKLDWALSMVEDYKSISVEDVNRVAKEYLVAENALRVYIVPDGK from the coding sequence ATGAAGAACGATAGAATGGAAAAAAAGCGGAGTTTGGTTCTGGCAACAACAATCTTCATTGTCTTAGCACCAATTCTGGAAGCAAAAAAAGATTGGGCTCATGAGGGAAGTGATTTAAAGGCCGATAAAGCGGTACATTGGGGGGTGTTAGAGAACGGGATGCGGTATGCTATCATGCCGCATGGTGAGCCGCCAGAAAGGTTGAGTCTACGGCTCCTAGTTAAGGTTGGCTCTCTTATGGAAAAAGACGACGAAAAAGGTTTGGCCCACTTTCTTGAACACATGGCTTTCAATGGTTCTCGAAATTTCGAGGCCGGAGAATTAGTTGAATACCTTCAAAGACTCGGTATGAGTTTTGGTGCCGACACGAACGCTCACACCTCTTGGGACGAGACGGTTTATTACCTGGAGCTGCCGAGTAACGACAAGGAGATGCTGGATGAAGGCTTGCGCATTTTTCGGGATTATGCAGACGGGTTGCTCTTAGAATCTAAGCATATAGACCGGGAACGTGGAGTAATCTTAAGCGAAAAGCGATCGCGTGATTCGGCTGAATTCCGGCTCTTCAAGAAAGAAATAATGTTCTTGCTGCCAGACGCAAAGCTATCACAACGGCTTCCCATTGGAGAAGAGGCGGTTTTAGAAGAATTGAACGAGAAGGATTTTCGAAGATTCTATAGCAAGTGGTATTCTCCCATGAGAATGGTATTGGTGGCGGTTGGTGACGTTGATCCTTTGGAAGTTGAGAAACAGATCGAGGAACATTTCGCGACTTTCAAAAACCGACTGGTTAGTCCGGAGTCGGATTGGGGGCAAGTAACTGAATTCGGACGAAGGGCGAAGTTTATAAGAGAGTCAGAGGCTCCGGCAGTGACGGTTTCAATTCAGACTTTGCGACCTTTCGTATTCCAACCGGATTCATCAAAGCGGAGGCGCGAAGAGTTGTTGCGGCAAATGGCCACGAACATTTTGGAGAGGCGTTTCGAGATTCTGACCAAAATGAAGGATGCGCCCTTTTCCAAGGGATCGTCCTATGCTTACACTTGGCTCGATTTTGTTGAGATCACGGGTGTGGAATTGACTACTAAAGAGAAGGATTGGCGAAGGGCCTTGCAGACGGCAGAGCGGGAAAGTAGGAGGGCTCTCCAGCACGGGTTTACAGAGGCAGAGATGGGGGAAGCAAAGGCAAAGATTCTCAATGCACATGAGCAAACAGTTCGTGAAGCTCCTACTCGAAAGTCTCGGCAAAGGGCAAGGGCTTTGGTGGGGAGCATCAGCAATCATCGAGTCTTTACGAGTCCTGAAGACGAACTTAAATTCGTTCGAACAGTTCTAAGTGACCTGACGCCTGAGGAATGTCGGAGAGCGCTGAAACGAGCCTGGAACCTAAATAACATGTCATTGATTGTGGCGGGAAATCTCAAGGCTGAAGATGGGAAAGATGTTGTGAATGCTGTGTATGAAGCCAGTCTGCGAGATCCTGTTATGCGGCCGGAAGAGAGCGAACTAAAGGCCTTTGCTTACTCGTTCAACGAAGAATTCGGCGAGATTGATTCAAGGGTCTACCTCGAAGAACTCGATGTGAGCCAGGTTCGGTTCAAAAATAATGTTAGACTTAATCTTAAGAAGACGGAATTTGAAAAAGATACGATCCATATCCAAATTCGCCTAGGAGGCGGTTTACTTTCGGCGCCTGAAGGATTAAGAGGGCTTCCCTACTTGGCATCGGCTACCTATGTGAATGGTGGGTTACTTGAGCACAGTTCGGACGAAATCGAAAGAATTTTTGCGGGAAAAACAGTTGGGATCAATTTCTCGGTGGGTAGTGATGCGTTTATATTGAGCGGAACTACAAACAGAGGTGACTTTGTGCACCAGTTGGAACTGCTTCGGGCCTATATTGTCGCACCGGGATATCGGGAAGAATCGATTATTAAGGTGCAGAGAAATTTCGACCGCCTCTATCTTCAGCTCTCCCAGACGCCTCGTGGGATCCTGGAGAATGGAGTCAGGCATTTCCTAGCTGGGGGAGATTTTCGATTTGGTTTACCTAGCAAGGCCGAGTTGCAGAAGAGAGACCTTTTAGAGGTAAAGGAATGGCTTTCTGAACCGCTAAATTCTCACTACTTGGAGGTGACGGTTGTTGGGGATATAGATCTAGAGAATACTATCGAAGGCGTGGCGAGGGCTTTTGGCAATCTTCCGTTGCGAGAAGAGGAAAAACAGGCCTATGCGGAAAAGAGAATCATTTCATTTCCATCGACTGTTGGGGAGAAGAGTTTCCTAGTAGAATCTGAAATCCCGAAGGGAGTCGCAGCTGTGTACTGGCCAACGGGCGATATATGGGATATTGGACGGACACGAAGGCTGAGCATGTTGGCTGCAGTCTTTTCAGATCGGTTGCGAGTAAAAATCAGGGAAGAATTGGGCGAAGCCTACAGCCCCGCTGCCTTCAGTCGGCCAAGCGATACTTTCACCGATCACGGTTATTTTTTTGCGATCAGTGTGACAGATCCAAAAGAGGTAGACAATGTAGCAAGGCTAGTACAGAAAATCGCGTCTGATCTATATGTTCATGGAACCAATCAGGATGAGCTCGACCGAACTCTTCGACCTTTACTAAATGGACTAAAGGAATGGGTTCGAAACAACCGCTACTGGCTCGAAACTGTTTTAGCCAGCTCACAGGAATATCCCGAAAAACTCGACTGGGCTCTTTCTATGGTTGAGGACTACAAAAGTATATCGGTTGAAGATGTGAATCGTGTAGCCAAAGAATATCTCGTGGCAGAAAATGCGCTCAGGGTTTATATAGTACCGGATGGAAAATGA
- the trpA gene encoding Tryptophan synthase alpha chain, producing the protein MDRIADAFSIAANEKRSCFLSYVCAGDPSFEVSLRICKFLAESPVDIMEIGVPFSDPLADGLTNQLAAKRALDGGADHSHVFKLIRLLREQTEKPIVIYTYYNLIFAKGIEEYVSIAKDAGVDGILTLDLPPEEAKDLLVACQNVDLKNIFIVAPTTPKNRIRLITEVASGFIYYVSREGVTGERAKLSGNIGQAVAEIKEISNLPVAVGFGISTPEHVRAISEVADGFVVGSALVNCIASDPSDPEQILGNLSKKLAYLL; encoded by the coding sequence ATGGACCGGATTGCAGACGCTTTTAGCATAGCTGCTAACGAGAAACGCTCTTGTTTCTTGAGTTATGTCTGTGCAGGTGATCCAAGCTTTGAGGTCTCGCTCCGGATATGTAAGTTCCTTGCCGAAAGCCCGGTCGACATTATGGAAATAGGCGTTCCGTTTTCCGATCCTTTGGCTGATGGGCTGACTAACCAGCTGGCAGCGAAAAGAGCATTGGATGGAGGGGCGGACCATAGCCATGTGTTCAAATTGATCCGGCTACTTCGAGAGCAGACAGAAAAACCAATCGTTATCTACACTTACTACAATCTCATCTTTGCCAAAGGGATCGAAGAATATGTAAGTATTGCTAAAGATGCAGGGGTCGACGGAATCCTCACTCTAGATTTGCCACCTGAGGAAGCTAAGGATCTGCTGGTTGCCTGTCAAAATGTTGACTTAAAGAACATTTTCATCGTGGCTCCAACCACCCCGAAGAATCGAATTCGATTGATTACTGAAGTAGCCTCGGGATTCATATACTATGTCTCACGGGAGGGAGTGACAGGGGAGCGGGCAAAACTTTCCGGAAACATTGGGCAAGCTGTTGCCGAAATCAAGGAGATCTCCAACCTTCCGGTAGCCGTTGGTTTCGGAATTTCGACACCAGAGCATGTTAGAGCGATTTCTGAAGTTGCCGACGGGTTCGTGGTTGGGAGCGCCCTGGTAAATTGCATTGCTTCAGACCCCTCGGACCCTGAACAAATTCTAGGAAATCTTTCCAAAAAATTGGCTTATTTACTATAG
- the waaA gene encoding 3-deoxy-D-manno-octulosonic acid transferase, whose translation MWRRGGYIKGFFDRFGFIRVPERNSVKVKRIWLQAVSVGELLAIRPILESFATDPTIEVVLTTTTSTGMKIALQKYSGMAITIGIFPLDFWLFSRSAWSHIQPDTVILTESELWPEHLHQARRRRVPVILINARLSDRSYKIYKTVPFLSRILFRQIDKLLASSQHDYDRFLDIGVESPKIRAFGNIKCDIHVEPLLSKDKIRNLMREFGFQTENEETRTPFIILGASTWPGEEEALLATLKTALKNGINCRLVIVPRHPERRKEIQTVLEGNKLSFHFRSDTRIAQSNTMIYVGDTIGELRSFIQASDIVFVGRSLPPHREGQTPIEAAAYGKPILTGKGMRSFHDISQSLIACGGALEVESALNLKEEILRLLQSETERREMAEAALQWHSCNQGATMKTIDEVMNLMHCIDVNR comes from the coding sequence ATGTGGCGGCGAGGTGGATATATCAAGGGATTCTTTGATCGTTTTGGGTTCATCCGTGTACCTGAACGAAACTCTGTCAAGGTGAAGCGAATCTGGCTTCAAGCCGTCAGTGTGGGCGAGCTACTAGCAATCCGACCCATTCTCGAATCCTTTGCAACGGATCCTACAATTGAGGTGGTCCTCACTACGACCACTAGCACCGGTATGAAAATTGCTCTCCAAAAATATTCTGGAATGGCCATCACCATCGGAATCTTCCCTCTGGACTTCTGGCTTTTCAGTCGTTCCGCTTGGTCCCATATACAGCCAGACACGGTAATCCTTACCGAAAGTGAACTTTGGCCCGAGCACCTTCATCAAGCCCGAAGAAGAAGGGTCCCCGTAATCCTCATTAACGCTCGGCTTTCAGATCGATCCTACAAAATTTACAAAACTGTCCCTTTTTTAAGCAGAATACTTTTCAGACAAATTGATAAATTATTAGCTTCATCACAGCATGACTATGATCGGTTTCTCGATATTGGGGTGGAGTCCCCAAAAATTAGAGCTTTCGGAAATATCAAGTGCGATATACACGTTGAACCTCTCCTCTCTAAAGATAAGATCCGGAATTTGATGAGAGAATTCGGTTTTCAGACCGAAAATGAGGAAACCAGAACGCCCTTTATTATTCTCGGTGCTTCTACCTGGCCAGGCGAAGAAGAAGCGCTACTTGCGACATTAAAGACAGCCCTCAAAAATGGTATCAACTGTCGCCTTGTCATCGTACCAAGACATCCCGAAAGACGAAAGGAGATCCAGACCGTCTTGGAAGGAAACAAACTTTCATTCCATTTCCGATCTGACACCAGAATAGCTCAGTCAAATACAATGATCTACGTAGGTGATACCATAGGAGAACTCAGATCCTTTATCCAAGCCTCCGATATTGTATTCGTTGGCCGAAGCCTTCCTCCCCATCGCGAAGGACAGACCCCGATCGAAGCTGCTGCGTATGGGAAACCTATTTTAACGGGTAAGGGGATGAGAAGTTTCCACGATATTAGTCAATCTCTCATTGCCTGCGGTGGGGCACTCGAGGTTGAAAGCGCTCTTAACCTGAAGGAAGAAATCCTTCGCCTCCTGCAATCCGAGACTGAACGACGGGAAATGGCAGAAGCCGCACTTCAATGGCATTCCTGCAATCAAGGCGCAACAATGAAGACAATCGACGAGGTCATGAATTTAATGCATTGCATAGACGTAAATAGATGA
- a CDS encoding putative NAD-dependent oxidoreductase, protein MKNRWVEKEAAFCEGDLLKLRVYTSRLLGGESELVLHGGGNTSVKILKKDFFGDPINLLYVKGSGWDLETIETEGFAPVRMDVLVRMVKLQKLSDADMVLQQRAAMLDPKAPNPSVEAILHAIIPQKFVDHTHADAVIALTNNDDGEKRVEELYGDRVLIIPYVMPGFDLARKVYEMTRGVDFSKLDGLVLMKHGIFTFHDDVKTSYDMMIDLVSMAENFLRDKTGSKFIHLVEEMEEDLLGLSQMRKAVSRVRGEPVLAVLGHSPEAVGYSCLDNIESVATRGPLTPDHVIRTKSIPVIIEDEIDSAIEAFANGYKEYFHRNSNGRLKRLDPAPRYAIWKRRGTVVFGNDIKECRVIGDIVAHTVPTIQLAEAVGGWRALPEKELFEMEYWELEQAKLKERSGAFPLQGKIALITGAASGIGLACSRELKAQGAVVVGLDINPVIESLFSEPGILGLRCDVTKREDLQFAVDTAIRVFGGLDILVSNAGAFPLGSEIEDLTQESWEQSLEVNLSSHQRLLQLAVPFLKNGIESAVVIIGSRNVHAPGPGASSYSVAKAGLTQLARVAALELAPSGIRVNVLHPDAVFDTDLWTPEVLQRSADRYGITIEEYKKRNLLKTEILAEDVARMVCAVAGPVFSKTTGAQIPLDGGNERVI, encoded by the coding sequence GGGGTGGGAATACTTCAGTGAAGATCCTCAAGAAGGATTTCTTTGGGGACCCAATCAATCTTCTCTATGTCAAAGGAAGTGGGTGGGATTTGGAGACTATTGAGACAGAGGGCTTCGCGCCGGTACGAATGGATGTGCTGGTCAGGATGGTGAAACTGCAAAAGCTCAGCGATGCTGACATGGTGCTTCAGCAACGGGCAGCAATGCTCGACCCTAAAGCACCAAATCCTTCAGTCGAGGCGATACTTCATGCTATCATTCCACAGAAGTTTGTCGATCATACTCACGCCGATGCTGTCATTGCTCTCACCAATAATGACGATGGAGAAAAGAGGGTAGAGGAACTTTATGGTGATCGAGTCTTGATCATACCTTACGTGATGCCAGGGTTTGATTTGGCGCGGAAAGTATACGAGATGACTCGAGGTGTCGACTTCTCAAAACTAGATGGTCTCGTCCTCATGAAGCATGGGATATTCACCTTTCATGACGATGTAAAGACAAGCTACGACATGATGATCGATCTGGTTTCGATGGCCGAGAATTTTCTCAGGGATAAGACAGGGAGTAAATTTATTCACCTAGTTGAAGAAATGGAGGAGGACTTACTCGGACTTTCACAGATGAGGAAGGCGGTGTCCAGAGTACGCGGAGAACCCGTTCTAGCAGTTTTAGGACATAGTCCCGAAGCTGTGGGATACAGTTGTCTAGATAATATTGAATCGGTAGCAACTAGGGGGCCTCTGACTCCGGATCATGTTATACGAACGAAGAGTATTCCTGTTATTATTGAGGACGAAATTGATTCCGCAATCGAGGCATTTGCTAATGGATATAAAGAGTATTTTCACCGAAATAGTAATGGAAGATTGAAACGTCTCGATCCCGCACCCCGTTACGCGATCTGGAAAAGGAGGGGAACGGTAGTCTTTGGTAACGACATCAAAGAGTGTCGGGTCATTGGAGATATTGTGGCTCATACTGTTCCTACTATTCAATTGGCGGAGGCAGTTGGTGGTTGGCGAGCTCTGCCAGAAAAGGAACTTTTCGAGATGGAGTATTGGGAGCTCGAACAGGCAAAACTGAAGGAAAGAAGTGGCGCGTTTCCTCTGCAGGGCAAGATCGCTTTAATAACAGGAGCCGCATCGGGGATCGGCTTAGCTTGCTCGCGTGAATTGAAGGCTCAGGGAGCGGTAGTAGTCGGACTCGATATCAACCCAGTTATTGAATCGCTCTTTTCCGAACCGGGCATCTTGGGGCTCCGTTGTGATGTTACTAAAAGAGAGGACCTCCAATTTGCTGTGGATACAGCGATTCGCGTTTTTGGAGGTCTCGATATATTGGTGAGTAATGCAGGCGCATTCCCACTTGGGTCAGAGATCGAGGACCTTACTCAGGAGAGTTGGGAGCAGAGCCTTGAGGTGAATTTATCTAGCCATCAGAGGTTGCTGCAACTTGCCGTTCCTTTCCTCAAGAATGGGATTGAATCAGCTGTAGTTATAATTGGTTCGAGAAATGTTCATGCTCCTGGTCCTGGCGCATCTTCCTACTCGGTTGCAAAAGCGGGACTTACCCAATTAGCGCGGGTTGCAGCCCTTGAGTTGGCACCTTCCGGTATTCGAGTCAATGTCCTCCATCCTGATGCGGTATTTGACACTGACCTTTGGACACCTGAGGTGCTTCAGCGTTCCGCCGATAGGTACGGAATCACGATTGAGGAATATAAGAAACGAAATTTGCTCAAGACGGAGATTTTAGCCGAAGATGTTGCTCGGATGGTATGTGCTGTAGCTGGCCCTGTGTTCTCGAAGACGACGGGTGCTCAAATTCCTTTAGACGGGGGCAATGAAAGGGTGATCTAG